In Hallerella succinigenes, the following are encoded in one genomic region:
- a CDS encoding DNA topoisomerase IV subunit B, whose amino-acid sequence MAVRYTEDNIKSLEWHEHIRMRPGMYIGKLGDGQSPDDGIYVLAKEIIDNSIDEFVMGAGKKIEITIEDREVRVRDYGRGIPLGKVVDCVSKMNTGGKYDSEAFQKSVGLNGVGTKAVNALSDKFIVQSFRDGKCKKAEFSKGVLIKEYGECKSDEKTGTEIIFTPDATIFNKNYRYLPAYMEEKIWNYAYLNTGLTLVMNGKVYTSEDGLLDLLKGRVDDTLRYPIAHLKTKDIEIAFTHGNQYGEHYFSFVNGQHTTQGGTHQQAFREGFVKGVRDHFKKDLDPSDIRNCIIAAIAVRIQEPVFESQTKTKLGSTTTAPGGPSLRTWIVDFVSTEVDNYLHKYPEAEKALLTRIQQSERERKDIAGIRKLANERARKANLNNKKLRDCKVHLTDAKNPVHKETMIFLTEGDSASGTLTKARNVQNQAVFSLRGKPLNSFGLTKKVVYENEEFNLLQHALDIENGLDSLRYDKVIIATDADVDGMHIRLLLMTFFLQFFPELVEQRHLYILQTPLFRVRNSKKNKVLYCYDETERDEAAQVLAGKDLEISRFKGLGEINPDEFRQFIGETMRLESVVSPPDASLGKMLGYYMGKNTPERQNRIVQNLRANAVEEL is encoded by the coding sequence ATGGCAGTAAGATATACAGAAGACAATATTAAATCGTTGGAATGGCATGAACATATTCGGATGCGTCCGGGTATGTACATCGGCAAACTCGGGGACGGCCAGAGCCCTGACGACGGTATTTATGTGCTCGCAAAGGAAATCATCGATAACTCAATCGATGAATTCGTGATGGGCGCCGGCAAAAAAATTGAAATTACGATTGAAGACCGTGAAGTCCGCGTCCGTGACTATGGGCGAGGAATTCCTCTCGGTAAAGTCGTGGACTGCGTTTCCAAGATGAATACCGGTGGCAAATACGATTCCGAAGCGTTCCAGAAGTCTGTCGGTTTAAACGGCGTCGGTACCAAGGCTGTGAACGCCCTTTCCGACAAGTTTATCGTCCAGAGTTTCCGTGACGGCAAGTGCAAAAAGGCGGAATTCAGCAAGGGCGTCCTCATCAAAGAATACGGGGAATGCAAATCGGACGAAAAGACCGGTACAGAGATCATCTTTACGCCGGATGCGACGATTTTCAACAAGAATTACCGTTATCTTCCAGCTTACATGGAAGAAAAGATCTGGAACTACGCCTATCTGAACACAGGCCTTACCCTGGTGATGAACGGCAAGGTTTACACGAGCGAAGATGGCCTTCTCGATTTGCTCAAGGGCCGTGTCGACGACACCCTCCGCTATCCGATTGCCCACCTAAAGACGAAAGATATCGAAATCGCCTTCACGCACGGCAACCAGTACGGCGAACACTACTTCAGCTTTGTGAACGGTCAGCACACTACCCAGGGCGGTACCCACCAGCAGGCTTTCCGCGAAGGCTTTGTGAAAGGCGTCCGCGACCACTTTAAAAAGGACCTCGATCCGTCGGATATCCGCAACTGCATCATCGCTGCTATCGCCGTCCGCATCCAGGAACCGGTTTTTGAATCCCAGACCAAAACAAAGCTCGGCAGCACCACGACGGCTCCGGGCGGTCCATCTCTCCGCACCTGGATTGTCGACTTCGTTTCGACCGAAGTGGACAATTACCTGCACAAGTATCCGGAAGCGGAAAAGGCTCTCCTTACCCGCATCCAGCAAAGCGAACGCGAACGCAAGGATATCGCAGGCATCCGTAAACTCGCCAACGAACGCGCCCGCAAGGCGAACCTGAACAACAAAAAGCTTCGCGACTGCAAGGTGCATTTAACAGATGCCAAGAATCCGGTTCACAAGGAAACCATGATCTTCCTGACCGAAGGTGACTCTGCATCGGGTACACTGACCAAGGCGCGCAACGTGCAAAACCAGGCTGTCTTTAGCCTTCGCGGTAAGCCGCTCAACAGCTTCGGCCTTACCAAAAAAGTCGTTTACGAAAACGAAGAATTCAATTTGTTGCAGCACGCGCTCGACATCGAGAACGGTTTGGATTCTCTCCGTTACGATAAGGTCATTATCGCGACCGATGCCGATGTCGACGGCATGCATATTCGACTCCTTTTGATGACGTTCTTCCTGCAGTTCTTCCCGGAACTCGTGGAGCAGCGCCACCTTTACATTTTGCAGACCCCGCTTTTCCGCGTTCGCAATTCCAAGAAGAACAAAGTTCTTTACTGCTACGACGAAACGGAACGTGACGAAGCCGCCCAAGTTCTCGCCGGCAAGGATTTGGAAATCAGCCGATTCAAAGGTCTTGGTGAAATCAACCCGGATGAATTCCGCCAGTTCATCGGTGAAACGATGCGCCTCGAAAGCGTTGTTTCACCTCCAGACGCTTCTCTTGGCAAAATGCTCGGCTACTATATGGGCAAGAACACACCGGAACGTCAGAACCGCATTGTGCAAAACCTACGCGCTAACGCGGTGGAGGAACTGTAA
- a CDS encoding FISUMP domain-containing protein, giving the protein MNYAFGGGFFTILKRFRTDVDSKAGTALKSTSGWGSLKGVSGNGTDAFGFSALPAGYRRYNGDFKYEGDYAFFWSSTEDKSLNAYCMYLGYDVDFASLDGTGDNYTGFSVRCLKD; this is encoded by the coding sequence ATGAATTACGCCTTCGGTGGTGGATTCTTCACGATTCTAAAAAGATTTAGGACGGATGTGGACTCGAAAGCCGGTACCGCCCTCAAGTCCACCAGCGGCTGGGGAAGCCTCAAAGGCGTGAGCGGCAACGGCACGGATGCTTTCGGTTTCTCGGCGTTGCCTGCCGGCTACAGGAGATACAATGGGGATTTCAAATACGAGGGCGACTACGCGTTCTTCTGGAGTTCTACGGAGGACAAGTCCCTAAACGCGTACTGCATGTACTTGGGCTACGACGTCGACTTCGCGAGCCTGGACGGCACCGGCGATAATTACACCGGGTTCTCTGTCCGTTGCCTCAAGGACTAG
- a CDS encoding nucleotidyl transferase AbiEii/AbiGii toxin family protein, with the protein MATSGKNTISLSEFYEENLYRLQDGVLNIVKNCGTPLYLTGGTALSRAYYRHRYSDDLDFFVNNDNSFNQYVDAVLDGLRKAGYDWSVETGFVKSPDFRTLVLRHPDFQMGLKLDFVNDVAAHYGEITETDLFYRTDSVRNILSNKVTAIFRMSAKDIVDIHRICLNEKFEWREVFEEVREKELGVEPLDVSQVMQGITQAAFESIKWKCGLPFAEFKRDIDMITADMLCLKDNGLNDRSMK; encoded by the coding sequence ATGGCGACTTCAGGCAAAAATACGATTTCGCTTTCGGAATTCTACGAGGAGAACCTGTACAGGCTCCAAGATGGGGTTCTGAATATTGTGAAAAACTGCGGCACACCTTTGTATCTGACCGGTGGAACCGCGCTTAGCAGGGCGTATTACCGCCACCGCTATTCAGACGACCTGGATTTCTTTGTCAACAACGACAATTCCTTCAATCAGTATGTCGACGCCGTTCTAGATGGTCTTCGAAAGGCCGGCTATGACTGGAGTGTCGAAACGGGATTTGTCAAGTCTCCCGATTTCAGGACCCTTGTCTTAAGACATCCCGATTTCCAGATGGGGCTGAAACTCGATTTCGTAAACGATGTCGCCGCGCACTATGGCGAGATAACCGAAACGGACCTGTTCTACAGGACGGATTCTGTCAGGAATATTCTTTCGAATAAGGTGACCGCGATTTTCAGGATGTCGGCAAAGGACATTGTGGATATCCATCGGATATGCCTGAACGAAAAATTCGAATGGCGGGAAGTCTTTGAAGAAGTCAGGGAAAAGGAACTGGGCGTAGAACCATTAGATGTTTCCCAGGTCATGCAGGGAATAACGCAGGCTGCGTTTGAGAGTATCAAGTGGAAATGCGGATTGCCCTTTGCCGAGTTCAAGCGGGACATCGATATGATTACCGCCGACATGCTTTGCCTGAAGGACAACGGCTTGAACGACAGGAGTATGAAATGA
- a CDS encoding FISUMP domain-containing protein — MKTIKKIGLVSAVVLAMLAFSACDDDSSSPVKPEPEVSSEADDVESSSSVEGKSEEKGSSAKDAESSSSAKSGSNSAKSSSSSVKSSSSFTSSSSTKPENPASSSSAKSSSSSIPVSSSEYIPYNHAGPLLADSLNSNAYQKFSDSRNGRSYYYLTINGKDGASVTVMAENLNIGEMVNGDKDQTNDTKIERYCYDNDTTKCDKYGGLYQWAEMMNLPFECNSKSCADSIKPNHQGICPDGWRLLTYDDLVVILKADGNEHGIEGARAQGFGGYNTTGYSLVGAGYNWNYGFKNIGEAVYWFYPEEDADSPATKASDSFTGQSLNSFAKYSTKKIHGFSVRCVKSK, encoded by the coding sequence ATGAAAACGATAAAGAAGATTGGCTTGGTGAGTGCGGTTGTGCTTGCAATGCTTGCGTTCTCGGCTTGCGACGATGACAGCTCTAGTCCTGTAAAGCCTGAACCGGAAGTTTCTAGCGAAGCGGACGATGTCGAATCATCTTCGAGCGTCGAAGGCAAAAGCGAAGAAAAGGGATCCAGTGCGAAGGATGCTGAGTCCTCATCCAGTGCGAAGTCCGGTAGCAACTCTGCGAAGTCTTCTTCATCGAGCGTGAAATCAAGCAGTTCTTTTACCTCGTCATCCTCGACGAAACCAGAGAATCCAGCGTCCTCCTCCAGCGCAAAGTCCAGCAGTTCCTCGATACCCGTGTCTAGTAGCGAATATATTCCCTATAATCATGCAGGGCCTCTTTTGGCAGATAGTTTGAATAGCAACGCTTATCAGAAGTTTTCTGATTCGCGTAATGGACGTAGTTACTACTATTTGACGATTAACGGCAAGGATGGCGCATCTGTTACGGTGATGGCCGAAAATTTGAATATAGGTGAAATGGTAAATGGTGATAAGGACCAGACCAACGACACCAAGATTGAACGCTATTGCTACGATAATGATACCACCAAGTGCGATAAGTATGGAGGCCTTTACCAGTGGGCGGAGATGATGAACCTTCCGTTCGAATGCAATAGTAAGAGCTGTGCCGACTCCATTAAGCCGAATCATCAGGGAATTTGCCCCGACGGCTGGCGTCTGCTCACTTACGACGACCTCGTTGTCATTCTCAAAGCTGATGGAAATGAACATGGAATAGAAGGGGCTCGTGCCCAGGGCTTCGGCGGTTACAACACCACTGGGTATAGCCTTGTGGGTGCGGGGTATAACTGGAATTATGGATTTAAGAATATAGGAGAAGCGGTGTATTGGTTCTATCCAGAAGAAGATGCAGATTCTCCAGCAACAAAGGCTTCGGACTCCTTTACGGGGCAGTCCTTAAATAGTTTTGCGAAATATTCAACGAAAAAGATACATGGTTTTTCCGTCCGTTGTGTTAAGTCAAAATAA
- a CDS encoding LEPR-XLL domain-containing protein — MKKIKKSVKQSTKNNYRIEALEPRLMMDAVE, encoded by the coding sequence ATGAAAAAAATAAAGAAATCTGTCAAGCAGTCCACCAAGAACAACTACCGTATTGAGGCTCTTGAACCTCGCCTGATGATGGATGCAGTCGAATAA
- a CDS encoding ATP-binding protein, with amino-acid sequence MYIVAMALKRFPIGVQDFAVIREDDKYYVDKTDLIYKLVKADRYFFLSRPRRFGKSLLVSTLQYYFEGRKDLFTGLAMETLETEWKKYPVFKLSFAGNKFDTLESLQISLDNMMAAFEELLGIKNMAKFEWGVRFGNILQAAYNATNTPPVVLVDEYDAPLLDSMENPELQLTLKNEMRKLFSPLKDLGGILRFVFLTGISKFSQLSIFSELNNLKVITMNDDYAAICGITKEEVLTQMQPEIQALADKNGMTYDGACEALTRQYDGYHFSKNSPDVFNPFSLINSLSDGELANYWFSTGTPTILTRLMRKYKVDPTPFDTGFEATLDMFDAPTETAKNPIPMLYQSGYLTIKNFDGFAYTIGFPNEEVRLGFLKALMPYYAMDDVVDNDMFMLRFTKALRKGKIDDAMTHIRVFMSGIPYNAERKDENHYKTVLFLIFKLCTPYVVRTEECSAAGRADAVVETADAVYVFEFKLDSSATVDDALKQIDDKGYLIPYSVTMAKDGSPKKLFKIGVTFDQEKRTIGEWKVVEG; translated from the coding sequence ATGTATATTGTTGCCATGGCGTTAAAAAGATTCCCCATCGGCGTGCAGGATTTCGCGGTGATTCGCGAAGACGACAAGTATTACGTTGACAAAACCGACTTGATCTATAAATTGGTCAAAGCGGACAGGTATTTCTTTTTGTCCCGTCCGCGCCGTTTCGGGAAATCGCTGCTGGTCAGCACGCTGCAATACTATTTTGAAGGCCGCAAGGACTTGTTCACTGGCCTCGCGATGGAGACACTCGAGACCGAGTGGAAAAAGTACCCGGTGTTCAAGCTGAGTTTCGCGGGGAACAAGTTTGATACATTGGAATCCCTGCAAATTTCCCTCGACAATATGATGGCCGCATTCGAAGAACTGCTGGGCATCAAGAATATGGCGAAGTTTGAATGGGGTGTCCGATTCGGCAATATTCTCCAGGCGGCCTACAATGCTACGAATACTCCCCCTGTGGTGCTTGTCGATGAATACGACGCCCCGCTGCTGGATTCCATGGAAAATCCGGAACTCCAGCTCACGCTCAAGAACGAGATGCGCAAGCTTTTCAGCCCGCTCAAGGATTTGGGCGGCATCCTCCGCTTCGTGTTCCTCACGGGCATCAGCAAGTTCAGCCAGCTCTCGATTTTCAGCGAGCTCAACAATTTGAAGGTCATCACGATGAACGATGACTATGCGGCCATCTGCGGTATCACGAAGGAAGAAGTGCTGACCCAGATGCAGCCCGAGATCCAGGCCCTCGCCGACAAGAACGGCATGACTTACGACGGTGCCTGCGAGGCGCTAACGCGCCAGTATGACGGCTACCACTTCAGCAAGAATTCGCCGGACGTGTTCAATCCGTTCAGCCTTATCAATTCGCTAAGTGATGGAGAACTTGCCAACTACTGGTTTTCCACGGGAACGCCGACGATTCTGACCAGGCTCATGCGCAAGTACAAGGTGGACCCGACGCCTTTCGATACCGGTTTCGAGGCGACTCTTGACATGTTCGACGCCCCGACGGAGACTGCCAAGAACCCCATCCCGATGCTTTACCAGAGCGGGTACTTGACAATCAAGAATTTTGATGGTTTCGCTTACACGATTGGCTTCCCGAACGAAGAAGTGCGTCTCGGCTTTCTGAAGGCGCTGATGCCTTATTACGCGATGGACGACGTTGTTGACAACGACATGTTCATGCTCCGTTTCACGAAGGCGCTGCGGAAAGGTAAAATTGATGACGCGATGACTCACATCCGCGTGTTCATGAGCGGCATCCCGTACAATGCGGAACGCAAGGACGAAAACCACTACAAGACGGTGCTGTTCCTGATTTTCAAGCTGTGTACGCCATACGTCGTGCGTACCGAGGAATGCAGTGCCGCGGGCCGCGCCGATGCCGTCGTGGAAACTGCCGATGCTGTTTACGTTTTCGAGTTCAAGCTTGACTCTTCCGCGACTGTGGATGATGCGTTAAAACAAATCGACGACAAGGGCTACCTGATTCCATATTCCGTCACGATGGCCAAGGACGGCTCGCCGAAAAAGTTATTCAAGATTGGTGTTACGTTCGACCAGGAGAAGCGCACCATCGGCGAATGGAAGGTTGTGGAAGGGTAA
- a CDS encoding FISUMP domain-containing protein: MKQSSSSVASSSSEYVPFDRTEPFDGTHWRNGDYVKFVDGRNNREYYYIQISGKDTAGRKATIKVMAENLNIGEMVRGRKNQEDNDKIERYCYNNDTTNCDRYGGLYQWAEMMQLPSDCNQKDCRDQYDTITYHHKGICPDGWRLLTYNDFYIVVHADGNTHGVEGTRSAYGFGGYNTTGYSLVGAGYNWDNTFVNLNEGTYWHYPEENPENFALWSKGSWQDRTSKSNPISNTPKKQGFSVRCVMDE, translated from the coding sequence GTGAAACAATCTTCGTCGTCAGTTGCTTCGAGTAGTAGCGAATATGTGCCGTTTGATAGGACAGAGCCTTTTGATGGAACACATTGGCGTAATGGTGATTATGTGAAGTTTGTCGATGGACGAAATAATCGAGAGTATTACTATATACAGATAAGCGGAAAAGATACTGCCGGTCGAAAAGCTACGATTAAAGTTATGGCAGAAAACTTGAATATTGGCGAAATGGTCCGTGGAAGGAAAAATCAGGAAGATAATGATAAGATAGAGCGGTATTGCTATAATAATGATACGACAAATTGTGACCGCTATGGTGGACTTTACCAATGGGCAGAGATGATGCAATTGCCTAGCGATTGTAACCAAAAAGATTGTCGGGATCAATATGATACTATAACATATCATCACAAGGGAATATGTCCCGACGGATGGCGCCTGCTTACATACAATGACTTTTATATTGTTGTTCATGCCGATGGAAATACCCATGGTGTTGAGGGAACCCGTTCTGCATATGGCTTTGGTGGCTACAATACCACAGGGTATAGCCTTGTCGGGGCTGGTTACAATTGGGACAATACTTTCGTAAATTTAAATGAGGGAACTTATTGGCATTATCCTGAGGAAAATCCTGAAAATTTTGCATTATGGTCAAAGGGCTCGTGGCAAGATCGAACTTCAAAATCAAATCCTATATCAAATACTCCTAAAAAACAAGGCTTTTCTGTTAGATGTGTGATGGATGAGTAA
- a CDS encoding LEPR-XLL domain-containing protein, translating into MSKEKLNKKNQNYTIESLEPRYMMSADAPIDLSVRCLKDSD; encoded by the coding sequence ATGTCCAAGGAAAAGCTAAACAAAAAAAATCAGAATTATACAATTGAATCTTTAGAACCTCGCTATATGATGAGTGCTGATGCCCCGATTGATCTTTCTGTTCGTTGCCTCAAGGACTCCGACTAA
- a CDS encoding AAA family ATPase, with product MSEKLIVGRKREISLLNRFIDSDEAEFVAVYGRRRVGKTYLVKGLFQKNFSFYMTGLANSDLKKQLQNFTDAFSQYFSKKATVKNWFDAFNLLRDELSKLRKTKKIIFIDELPWFDTARSDFVSALEHFWNSWASDDPTIKLIVCGSATSWMMNKLINNKGGLHNRVTHQIKLSPFTLGECEEFLKAKNFTMDRFEIAQFYMVFGGIPYYLKLLDKGESLAQNVDRLLFGEDGELRNEFHNLYHALFRNSEKYIAIVEVLAQKKKGITRNTLIKELSVESSGGVSKALDDLENCGFIRRYSPFGKKTKDELIQLVDFYTLFYFRFLAKRAKGRRNQWLQIQGKPEYNSWCGYAFEMLCLQHYPQILNALGISGIESAPCSWIYTGKDGAQFDLLIDRIDNVINICEMKFSTSPYEVTQHYLTELLEKVKLFKESSKTRKSPMLTFVTSLGLKPNSCARQIPKSITLDVLYNSPNLP from the coding sequence ATGTCCGAAAAACTGATTGTTGGCAGAAAACGCGAAATATCCCTGTTGAACAGGTTCATCGATAGCGACGAAGCTGAATTTGTCGCTGTCTATGGTCGTAGGCGAGTCGGCAAGACTTATCTCGTGAAGGGCCTTTTCCAAAAAAACTTTTCTTTTTACATGACGGGGTTGGCCAATTCCGATCTCAAAAAGCAATTGCAGAATTTTACGGACGCCTTTTCGCAATATTTTTCAAAGAAGGCAACCGTCAAAAATTGGTTTGACGCGTTCAATCTCTTGCGCGACGAACTCTCAAAATTGCGTAAAACCAAGAAAATCATTTTCATTGATGAACTGCCGTGGTTCGATACCGCACGGTCTGACTTTGTAAGCGCCCTGGAACATTTCTGGAATTCGTGGGCCTCCGATGACCCGACCATAAAGTTGATTGTCTGTGGTTCTGCCACGTCGTGGATGATGAACAAGCTCATCAACAACAAGGGTGGTCTGCATAACCGCGTAACGCACCAGATAAAACTTTCTCCGTTCACCCTTGGCGAATGCGAAGAATTTTTGAAGGCAAAAAATTTCACCATGGACCGTTTTGAAATCGCTCAGTTCTACATGGTTTTTGGGGGGATTCCGTATTACTTGAAACTCCTGGACAAAGGCGAAAGCCTTGCACAGAATGTGGACAGACTTTTGTTCGGCGAAGATGGCGAACTCCGCAACGAATTTCACAACTTGTATCACGCGTTGTTCCGCAATTCCGAAAAATACATTGCCATCGTAGAAGTTCTTGCTCAAAAGAAAAAGGGGATAACCAGGAATACGTTAATCAAGGAACTTTCGGTCGAGAGTAGCGGGGGCGTGTCCAAGGCCTTGGACGATCTTGAAAATTGCGGATTCATCAGACGTTATAGTCCCTTTGGCAAGAAGACCAAAGACGAACTGATTCAACTCGTCGATTTCTACACGCTTTTCTATTTCAGGTTCCTCGCGAAACGGGCGAAGGGTCGCCGCAACCAATGGCTGCAAATCCAGGGTAAGCCTGAATACAACAGTTGGTGCGGCTACGCATTCGAAATGCTGTGCCTTCAGCATTATCCGCAAATCCTGAACGCACTCGGAATCTCTGGAATAGAAAGTGCCCCTTGTAGCTGGATATATACGGGGAAAGACGGCGCACAATTCGACCTTCTGATCGACCGCATCGACAACGTCATCAACATCTGTGAAATGAAGTTTTCGACCAGCCCCTACGAAGTCACGCAGCATTACTTGACGGAACTCCTTGAAAAAGTCAAGCTGTTCAAGGAATCCTCTAAGACCCGCAAGTCACCGATGCTTACCTTCGTGACATCGCTCGGTCTAAAACCCAATTCCTGCGCCAGGCAGATTCCAAAATCAATCACTTTGGATGTCTTGTATAATTCGCCAAATCTACCATAA
- a CDS encoding FISUMP domain-containing protein, with amino-acid sequence MKKSFQRVIATLNLFQGKQSLTIFMLAAFFALWGCDDSSSASGDNNETSAVESSSSVRDSDSTEESSSSIDKKSSGNETKDKSSSSENKSSSSIKETKNSSDSKSSSSVKSDDSSSSLSICPPEKEGKTKMVAFTGVTYICTDGYWIEVSSSSAASSSSYFDMTNQFNSDIKYGTHTDSRDGVTYKTITIKYGYYGVDSLTFFAENLNFGKMVQSSEQQGDSTKYCYDNDPWYCEHGFGGLYSWNTVMKFPAACNNASIGSDDCPSNYDYPKGSLSKHDVFHKGICDEGWHVMHEGEWALLWERAGISSVASAHGSYVFVLKPTYFGLNKSGFSILPAGRFVPSEGGFSDLGEGARFWRPEQDEENSQKASFIYVPRLGDDFSLQRVAVKENAYSVRCVKDYKPEN; translated from the coding sequence ATGAAAAAGTCTTTCCAGCGTGTCATTGCGACCCTGAACTTGTTTCAGGGGAAGCAATCTCTAACCATCTTTATGTTGGCGGCATTCTTCGCCCTTTGGGGCTGTGACGACTCGTCGTCGGCAAGTGGTGATAACAATGAAACATCCGCTGTTGAATCGTCTTCAAGCGTAAGGGACTCTGATTCCACCGAAGAGTCCTCCTCTTCGATTGATAAGAAGTCGTCGGGAAACGAAACCAAAGACAAGTCATCTAGTAGTGAAAATAAGTCTAGTAGTTCAATAAAAGAAACAAAGAACTCGTCCGACTCCAAGAGTTCCAGCTCTGTAAAGTCGGATGATTCTAGTTCATCTTTATCGATATGTCCTCCCGAAAAAGAAGGGAAGACCAAAATGGTGGCGTTTACTGGTGTTACGTATATTTGCACGGATGGCTATTGGATTGAAGTTTCGTCCAGTTCTGCGGCTTCTAGCAGTAGTTATTTCGATATGACAAATCAGTTTAACTCTGATATAAAGTATGGAACTCATACGGACTCTCGTGATGGGGTAACCTACAAGACGATTACGATAAAATATGGATACTATGGTGTAGACTCCCTTACTTTTTTTGCAGAAAATCTAAACTTTGGCAAGATGGTTCAGTCTAGTGAGCAACAGGGTGATTCGACAAAGTATTGCTATGATAATGACCCTTGGTATTGCGAACACGGTTTTGGTGGCTTGTACTCATGGAATACGGTAATGAAGTTCCCCGCCGCTTGCAATAACGCTTCCATTGGTTCTGACGATTGCCCTTCCAATTATGACTACCCGAAGGGATCTTTATCGAAGCATGATGTTTTTCATAAGGGTATATGTGATGAAGGTTGGCATGTTATGCATGAAGGTGAATGGGCTCTTCTTTGGGAAAGAGCTGGCATATCGAGCGTCGCTAGTGCCCATGGTTCCTATGTCTTTGTTTTGAAACCGACTTATTTTGGTTTAAACAAGTCTGGTTTTTCCATCTTGCCTGCGGGTCGATTTGTCCCGTCTGAAGGTGGTTTTTCCGATTTGGGTGAAGGGGCCCGATTCTGGAGGCCAGAGCAAGATGAAGAAAATAGTCAAAAAGCTTCTTTTATATATGTTCCTCGTTTAGGTGATGATTTTTCTTTACAACGAGTTGCTGTCAAAGAAAATGCTTATTCTGTTCGTTGTGTAAAAGATTACAAACCGGAAAATTAA
- a CDS encoding FISUMP domain-containing protein codes for MKQSSSSVASSSSEYKPYNHMKAFNSDSVLTGAYKQFTYEGRSYYYLTINGTNQNDEAASVTVMAENLNVGEMVDGDKDQNNDSKIERYCYDNDTTNCQKYGGLYQWAEAMKLSSECNTKSCADSIKPNHQGICPDGWRLLTYDDIYVIVHADGNKNDVEDIRSTNFGGMNFSGYSLMGAGYLWNYGFRNLKEITYWHYPEEAIRGGDINVKSFSGRQNKTSTAIASQDANKTHGFSVRCAKINK; via the coding sequence GTGAAACAGTCTTCTTCATCGGTTGCTTCTAGTAGCAGTGAGTATAAGCCTTATAATCATATGAAGGCTTTTAATTCGGATAGTGTACTTACAGGGGCTTATAAGCAGTTTACATACGAAGGAAGGTCCTACTATTATCTAACAATCAATGGTACAAATCAAAATGATGAAGCCGCGTCTGTCACAGTTATGGCTGAAAACCTGAATGTTGGCGAAATGGTTGATGGCGATAAGGACCAAAATAACGATTCCAAGATAGAACGGTATTGTTATGACAATGATACGACGAATTGCCAGAAATATGGCGGACTCTACCAGTGGGCAGAAGCGATGAAGTTGTCGAGCGAATGCAACACCAAGAGTTGTGCTGACTCTATTAAGCCAAACCATCAGGGAATTTGCCCAGATGGATGGAGACTTTTAACTTATGATGATATATATGTGATTGTGCATGCTGATGGTAATAAAAATGATGTTGAGGATATTAGAAGTACGAATTTTGGTGGCATGAATTTTAGTGGATACAGTTTGATGGGGGCAGGGTATCTTTGGAATTATGGGTTTAGAAATTTGAAAGAAATTACATATTGGCATTATCCAGAAGAGGCTATAAGAGGTGGTGACATCAATGTGAAATCGTTCTCTGGTCGGCAAAATAAAACATCTACTGCTATAGCATCTCAAGATGCAAATAAGACACATGGTTTTTCTGTTCGTTGTGCAAAAATAAACAAATGA
- a CDS encoding LEPR-XLL domain-containing protein, which translates to MTKNNYKKRIGEFNYKIESLEPRMMMNADVVLDDFGDNISNVSTTVESALNEVDDLRLSGLGLNESLDSASAYFSGVGSNIRSLVSTAFENYRDALPDGTTSVPLAVLVSGLNTNLPGQLPSNIENPVFSASDNDTLKLNFNTLAA; encoded by the coding sequence ATGACTAAAAACAACTATAAAAAGAGAATCGGTGAATTTAACTACAAGATTGAATCTTTAGAACCTCGCATGATGATGAATGCGGATGTTGTTTTAGATGACTTTGGGGACAATATATCCAATGTTTCAACTACAGTTGAAAGTGCCTTGAATGAAGTTGATGATTTGCGGTTGTCTGGACTTGGCTTGAATGAGTCTCTTGATTCTGCTTCTGCATATTTTTCTGGTGTCGGCTCAAATATACGGTCTTTGGTATCTACGGCATTCGAGAACTATAGAGATGCATTGCCCGATGGGACAACATCTGTCCCCTTGGCGGTACTAGTTTCTGGATTGAACACGAATCTTCCTGGTCAGTTGCCGTCAAATATTGAAAATCCCGTTTTTAGCGCATCAGATAATGATACACTCAAGCTGAATTTTAATACCCTTGCCGCCTAG